One Alphaproteobacteria bacterium DNA segment encodes these proteins:
- a CDS encoding glutamine synthetase → MDKLEEFIREHKITEVECLVPDMAGIARGKIIPADKLLRILRERGMPLPESVFAQTVTGNYPDELDEHISPTYGDVYLTPDEATVRFVPWYQEPTAQIICDAFYSDDTPVPLSSRQLLKMIVKEYDKRGWTPVVAPELEFYLVAVNTDPDIPLQPPVGRTGRQEIGRQAYGIDAVNEFDPVFEDVYDYCEKQNIDIDTLSHEAGAAQIEVNFNHGDPVELADQAFLFKRTSREVAIRHGVYATFMAQPMQTEPGSAMHIHQSVVSKKTGKNIFATDAGNDSALLRHYVGGLQRYLPYAIPLFAPNVNSYRRFGHKETDSPINVEWGVDNRTAGLRIPVSKPENRRIENRLPGADGNPYLTIASTLACGLLGMIEEIEPSEQIKGSAYKKGHTLPGSLTDALKKFKACKPLSNLLGERFVKTYVAIKEAEYKAYNTVISSWERENLLLNV, encoded by the coding sequence ATGGACAAGCTAGAAGAATTCATCCGGGAACACAAGATTACCGAGGTGGAATGCCTTGTCCCCGACATGGCCGGCATCGCGCGCGGCAAGATTATCCCCGCCGATAAACTCCTGCGCATCCTGCGCGAACGCGGCATGCCGCTGCCGGAATCGGTCTTCGCCCAGACGGTCACCGGCAACTACCCCGACGAGCTGGACGAGCATATCAGCCCGACCTATGGCGACGTTTACCTGACGCCGGACGAGGCGACCGTCCGTTTCGTGCCGTGGTATCAGGAACCGACCGCGCAGATCATCTGCGACGCGTTCTATTCCGACGACACCCCCGTGCCGCTGTCGTCCCGCCAGCTGCTGAAGATGATTGTGAAAGAATACGATAAACGCGGCTGGACGCCCGTTGTTGCGCCGGAGCTTGAATTCTACCTCGTCGCCGTCAATACCGATCCCGACATTCCGCTACAGCCGCCGGTTGGCCGCACGGGCCGTCAGGAAATCGGCCGTCAGGCCTACGGCATCGATGCCGTCAACGAATTCGACCCCGTGTTCGAAGACGTCTATGATTACTGCGAAAAGCAGAACATCGACATCGACACGCTGTCGCATGAAGCGGGCGCGGCGCAGATCGAGGTTAACTTCAACCACGGCGACCCCGTTGAACTGGCGGATCAGGCGTTCCTGTTCAAGCGCACCTCGCGCGAAGTCGCGATCCGTCACGGCGTGTATGCGACCTTTATGGCGCAGCCGATGCAGACGGAACCGGGTTCGGCCATGCACATCCACCAGTCGGTCGTCAGCAAGAAAACCGGCAAGAACATCTTCGCAACCGATGCGGGTAACGACAGCGCGCTGCTGCGCCATTACGTCGGCGGTTTGCAGCGTTACCTGCCTTACGCCATTCCGCTCTTCGCGCCGAACGTGAATTCGTATCGCCGCTTCGGGCACAAGGAAACCGACAGCCCGATCAACGTCGAATGGGGCGTCGATAACCGCACCGCGGGCCTGCGCATTCCGGTGTCGAAGCCCGAAAACCGCCGCATCGAAAACCGCCTGCCGGGCGCCGATGGCAACCCGTACCTCACCATCGCCTCCACGCTCGCCTGCGGTTTGCTGGGTATGATCGAGGAGATCGAGCCGTCGGAACAGATCAAGGGCAGCGCCTATAAAAAAGGCCACACGCTCCCGGGCTCGCTCACCGACGCGCTGAAAAAATTCAAGGCCTGCAAGCCGCTCTCCAACCTGCTCGGCGAACGCTTCGTCAAAACCTATGTCGCGATCAAGGAAGCCGAATACAAGGCCTACAACACCGTGATCTCGTCATGGGAGCGGGAGAATTTGTTGTTGAACGTGTGA